One window of the Gambusia affinis linkage group LG01, SWU_Gaff_1.0, whole genome shotgun sequence genome contains the following:
- the elk1 gene encoding ETS domain-containing protein Elk-1, with amino-acid sequence MESNPLINALDPSITLWQFLLHLLEDQRQRHLISWTGEDGEFKLLDAEEVARLWGLRKNKHNMNYDKLSRALRYYYDKNIIKKVSGQKFVYKFVSQPDPAAPDGPRGAEEVPKKDACDPIGQLKGVGGVASVCQSKGSAQRLAPGGAQKSSRNDYMKSGLYSTFTIQSLQAPPNPRPIKSELLLQPDPAPKAREVSLLPEGRPSSPAGGAVDSPRPVPAVSPQTASISQSQNPPGPPLSDPPHIYLTSVGDSPPFAPLIPLAPIGGRGPGRGPGSAPDGPPTPLLDDPSAPPSHPVFVIINPSPPPPPLIKEENLPSEEELLEMVTLQRKQADQVPQLVCGPAEPEPPITIVESPPPPGLDSQQEVEGGGAKDSPAEPSVATVTCSASSSASTSPSCAGPPKPKKPRILELPSSPSLPPGLSLDKVNAAVNSLLAPGAANTLTPSVITSHALTPVLLTPSALPSTIHFWSTLSPIAPRSPAKLSFQFPANGSNQIHIPALSVDGLSTPVVLSPGPQKP; translated from the exons ATGGAGTCCAACCCGCTGATTAACG CTTTGGACCCGTCCATCACACTGTGGCAGTTCCTGCTGCACCTGCTAGAGGACCAGCGCCAGCGCCACCTGATCTCCTGGACCGGCGAGGACGGAGAGTTCAAGCTGCTAGACGCAGAGGAGGTGGCCCGCCTCTGGGGGCTGCGCAAGAACAAGCACAACATGAACTACGACAAGCTGAGCCGCGCACTGCGCTACTACTACGACAAG AACATCATCAAGAAGGTCAGCGGTCAGAAGTTTGTCTATAAGTTTGTGAGCCAGCCCGACCCGGCGGCGCCAGACGGGCCTCGCGGCGCTGAGGAGGTCCCGAAGAAAGACGCCTGCGACCCAATCGGCCAGCTGAAAGGCGTGGGGGGCGTGGCCTCAGTTTGCCAGTCAAAGGGCTCTGCCCAG CGCCTGGCGCCCGGCGGCGCCCAGAAGAGCTCCAGGAACGACTACATGAAATCTGGTCTCTACTCCACCTTCACCATCCAATCCCTGCAGGCCCCGCCCAACCCCCGCCCAATCAAATCGGAGCTCCTGCTGCAGCCGGACCCCGCCCCCAAGGCCAGAGAG GTGAGCCTGCTGCCAGAAGGCCGGCCCTCCTCTCCAGCTGGTGGCGCTGTGGACTCGCCCCGCCCCGTGCCGGCGGTCAGCCCGCAGACCGCCtccatcagccaatcacag AACCCCCCCGGCCCTCCTCTCAGCGACCCCCCCCACATCTACCTCACCAGCGTGGGCGACTCGCCCCCTTTCGCTCCCCTAATCCCTTTGGCTCCCATCGGGGGCCGAGGTCCGGGCCGAGGTCCAGGCTCCGCCCCCGATGGGCCGCCGACCCCCTTGCTGGATGACCCCTCGGCCCCCCCGTCCCACCCTGTGTTTGTCATCATCAACCCTTCGCCCCCGCCCCCTCCCCTCATCAAGGAGGAGAACCTGCCGtcggaggaggagctgctggagatGGTGACCCTGCAGAGGAAGCAGGCGGACCAG GTTCCCCAGCTTGTCTGTggcccagcagaaccagaaccgcccATCACCATCGTGGAGAGCCCCCCTCCTCCTGGGCTGGACTCCCAGCAGGAAGTGGAAGGGGGCGGGGCCAAGGACTCTCCAGCAG AGCCCTCCGTTGCCACAGTAACGTGCTCCGCCTCATCTTCGGCATCGACCTCGCCGTCCTGCGCCGGGCCTCCCAAACCCAAGAAGCCCCGGATCCTGGAGCTGCCGTCCTCGCCCTCCCTGCCGCCCGGCCTCTCCCTGGATAAG GTGAATGCCGCCGTCAACAGTCTGTTGGCGCCGGGCGCTGCCAACACTCTGACCCCATCCGTCATCACATCCCACGCCCTG ACCCCGGTGCTGCTGACGCCCAGTGCTCTTCCCTCCACCATCCACTTTTGGAGCACGCTCAGTCCCATCGCCCCGCGCTCCCCGGCCAAGCTGTCCTTCCAG TTTCCGGCCAACGGCAGCAACCAGATCCACATCCCGGCGCTGAGCGTGGACGGACTCTCCACCCCGGTGGTTCTGTCCCCGGGCCCCCAGAAGCCCTGA
- the LOC122842906 gene encoding suppressor of tumorigenicity 14 protein homolog has protein sequence MDPLYSGQKFSPTRDLDVGELFLQASDSRDVEKKPGRRRRLWAGLGLLVAAGALALLTGLLVWHFHLRQDVRVTKLYVGSVGIGGRSFRADLEEPASDGFSSLAQKVRAQLQQIYSQNSVLAKFYKDSTVQAFSEGDSQLDGMVAYYESEFELPVVQLSSLDKAMAALEATGSQRGRLLRTNAALIRGVSLGALDPRLTRTNMSEKAPISVHVRKNGHIDSPGFPDAPYGPNTAQKWQLRADPGHRVRLDFHTLILEDDCEQDFIQIYDSLAPIRPRLLTEQCGYPRGSLSFVSSGNVMLLLLVTSQDKNFPGFRVLYSQVPAAGGDCGGTLSGERGSFSSPFFPANYPPRADCSWTVQVPEGRFVKVQFQTFSVGKDGSPCLHDYVTIDEERLCGSQSESSVFISQSNKMRVSFRSDRGLVYPGFSAQYQAYDPLQLPCSDFTFHCRSGRCISKLNPECDDTPDCEDGSDEDDCDCGRPPYHSLRIVGGQASREGEWPWQVSLHFRGKGHTCGASVLSRRWLLTAAHCVQDEYATVDRWEAWLGLHAQGQSNQWTVQRKVKRIVVHPHYNRVSLDSDIALMELEPDLVLNQNIWPVCLPSATHHFPAGQEAWITGWGATVEGGAGTSVLQKARVRIINSTVCRTLLRDLLSDRMLCAGVLGGGVDACQGDSGGPLAVTDPSGRVFVAGVVSWGEGCGLRNKPGVYTRVTRFRRWIRDRTGV, from the exons ATGGACCCACTGTATTCTGGACAGAAGTTCAGTCCAACTCGG GACTTGGATGTCGGCGAACTGTTCCTGCAGGCGTCGGACTCGAGGGACGTGGAGAAGAAGCCGGGACGCAGACGGAGGCTGTGGGCCGGACTCGGCCTGCTGGTCGCCGCCGGCGCCTTGGCTCTGCTGACCGGACTGCTGGTGTGGCACTTCCACC TCCGCCAAGACGTCCGAGTGACGAAGCTCTACGTCGGCTCCGTGGGAATCGGCGGCCGCTCCTTCCGGGCCGACCTGGAGGAACCCGCCAGCGACGGCTTCAGCAGCCTGGCCCAGAAGGTCAGGGCGCAG ctccagcaGATCTACAGCCAGAACTCGGTGCTGGCCAAGTTCTACAAAGACTCCACGGTGCAGGCCTTCAG TGAAGGGGACAGCCAGCTGGACGGCATGGTGGCGTACTACGAGTCCGAGTTTGAGCTGCCGGTCGTCCAACTGTCCTCCCTGGACAAAGCCATGGCGGCTCTGGAGGCGACAGGAAGTCAGCGTGGACGGCTGCTGAGAACCAACGCGGCGTTGATCAGGGGCGTCTCATTGGGAG CTCTGGACCCCCGGCTGACCAGGACCAACATGTCTG AGAAGGCTCCGATCAGCGTCCACGTGAGGAAGAACGGCCACATCGATTCTCCCGGGTTCCCCGACGCCCCCTACGGGCCCAACACGGCCCAGAAGTGGCAGCTCCGGGCCGACCCGGGTCACCGGGTCCGCTTGGACTTCCACACCCTGATCCTGGAGGACGACTGTGAGCAGGACTTCATCCAGATCTACGACTCGCTGGCTCCCATCCGGCCCCGCCTCCTCACTGA GCAGTGCGGATACCCGCGGGGCTCCCTGTCCTTCGTGTCGTCTGGGAAcgtcatgctgctgctgctggtcaccAGTCAGGACAAGAACTTCCCCGGATTCAGAGTCTTGTACTCCCAGGTTCCTGCAGCCGGTGGAG ATTGCGGCGGAACGCTGAGCGGAGAACGAGGTTCTTTCTCCTCGCCGTTTTTCCCGGCCAACTATCCTCCCAGAGCGGACTGCAGCTGGACCGTCCAG GTTCCTGAGGGAAGGTTTGTGAAGGTCCAGTTCCAGACGTTTTCTGTGGGGAAGGACGGATCGCCGTGTCTCCATGACTACGTGACGATTGACGAGGAAAG GTTGtgtggcagccaatcagaatcctCCGTGTTCATCAGCCAGAGCAACAAGATGAGAGTCAGCTTCAGGTCGGACCGGGGGCTCGTCTACCCGGGTTTTAGCGCCCAGTACCAGGCCTACGACC CGCTGCAGCTGCCCTGCTCCGACTTCACCTTCCACTGCCGCAGCGGCCGCTGCATCAGCAAGCTGAACCCAGAGTGTGACGACACGCCGGACTGCGAGGACGGCTCGGACGAGGACGACTGTG ACTGCGGCAGGCCGCCGTACCACAGCCTCCGCATCGTGGGCGGTCAGGCGTCCAGGGAGGGGGAGTGGCCCTGGCAGGTGAGCCTCCACTTCAGAGGAAAAGGACACACCTGTGGAGCCTCGGTGCTGAGCCGCCGCTGGCTGCTGACCGCCGCCCACTGCGTCCAGGACGA GTATGCCACGGTGGACCGATGGGAGGCCTGGCTGGGGCTGCATGCGCAGGGCCAGAGCAACCAGTGGACGGTGCAGCGGAAGGTGAAGCGGATCGTGGTCCACCCGCACTACAATCGGGTCAGCCTGGACAGCGACATCGCCCTGATGGAGCTGGAACCGGACCTGGTTCTGAACCAGAACATCTGGCCCGTCTGCCTGCCGTCTGCCACACACCATTTCCCGGCCGGCCAGGAGGCCTGGATCACCGGCTGGGGCGCCACTGTGGAGGGAG GTGCCGGTACCAGTGTTCTGCAGAAAGCCCGGGTCCGGATCATCAACAGCACCGTGTGTCGGACTCTGCTGCGGGACCTGCTCAGCGACCGGATGCTGTGCGCCGGGGTGCTGGGCGGAGGAGTGGACGCATGTCAG GGCGACTCGGGCGGGCCGCTGGCCGTCACCGACCCCAGTGGGCGGGTCTTTGTGGCGGGTGTGGTCAGCTGGGGCGAAGGCTGCGGCCTCAGGAACAAACCCGGCGTCTACACCCGGGTCACCCGGTTCCGGCGCTGGATCAGGGACCGGACGGGAGTCTGA